A part of Clostridiaceae bacterium genomic DNA contains:
- a CDS encoding lytic transglycosylase domain-containing protein — protein MLLVLAAALVIVFAIEYTAKRIFPLKFQGFVIEYSRQHNIDPFLVYAIIKAESNFRPDAVSKKDARGLMQISKITGEWGAAELKLENYTQESLFTPEINIKIGCWYLRKLMDEFNNNTDLVIAAYNGGSGNVSQWLKNEEYSMTGQSLNRIPFRETETFLKRVKIYYSIYKFLYG, from the coding sequence ATGCTGTTAGTTTTGGCAGCAGCCCTGGTAATCGTGTTTGCCATTGAGTATACTGCAAAAAGAATTTTTCCGCTAAAATTCCAGGGATTTGTAATTGAATATTCCAGGCAGCATAACATAGATCCTTTTTTAGTATATGCAATAATAAAGGCGGAAAGCAATTTCAGGCCGGATGCCGTATCCAAAAAGGATGCCCGCGGGCTAATGCAGATTTCCAAGATCACCGGAGAATGGGGAGCCGCTGAACTAAAGCTGGAGAATTATACGCAGGAAAGTCTGTTTACACCGGAGATAAATATAAAAATAGGCTGCTGGTATTTGAGAAAATTAATGGATGAATTCAATAATAATACAGATTTGGTCATTGCCGCTTACAACGGAGGAAGCGGCAATGTTTCCCAATGGCTTAAAAATGAAGAATATAGCATGACAGGTCAGTCACTGAATAGAATTCCATTCAGAGAAACAGAAACTTTTCTTAAAAGGGTTAAAATATATTATTCTATTTACAAGTTTCTCTATGGATAA
- the aroF gene encoding 3-deoxy-7-phosphoheptulonate synthase, with product MIVIMSQYATKEDINNVEKKLSQLGFKTHPIFGQVKTVIGAIGDKRLLNTRDIISMPGVENIVPIMKPFKLASREFKQIPSIIDIEGVKVGDNEVVVIAGPCAIENENIFLETAIKVKEAGAKILRGGAFKPRTSPYDFQGLQEDGLKIMASAKEVTGLKLVTEVLDTRDVELVSSYVDILQIGARNMHNYRLLQEAGMSGKPVLLKRGLSATIEEWLMAAEYIMAAGNHKVILCERGIRTFETATRNTIDMSAIPVIKENSHLPIVLDPSHATGNWKYVSALAKGAIATGADGLIIEVHSEPCQALCDGAQSLRPSKFAQLMQELKPVANAVGRII from the coding sequence ATGATAGTAATAATGAGTCAGTATGCCACTAAGGAAGATATAAATAATGTTGAAAAAAAATTGTCTCAACTTGGTTTTAAAACACATCCCATTTTCGGTCAGGTTAAGACAGTAATAGGTGCAATCGGTGATAAAAGGCTATTAAATACACGGGATATTATATCAATGCCTGGTGTTGAAAACATAGTACCTATAATGAAACCTTTTAAACTGGCCAGCCGTGAGTTTAAGCAAATACCAAGTATTATAGATATAGAAGGTGTAAAGGTCGGAGATAATGAAGTAGTTGTAATAGCCGGTCCATGTGCAATTGAAAATGAGAATATTTTTTTGGAAACTGCAATCAAAGTAAAAGAAGCAGGAGCTAAAATTTTGAGAGGAGGTGCTTTCAAGCCAAGAACTTCACCCTATGATTTTCAGGGGCTTCAGGAAGATGGTTTGAAAATAATGGCCTCAGCTAAAGAAGTTACAGGTTTGAAGCTTGTTACCGAGGTTCTCGATACAAGGGATGTGGAATTGGTATCGTCCTATGTAGATATCCTTCAGATTGGTGCCAGAAATATGCACAATTATAGGCTGTTACAGGAGGCAGGCATGTCCGGCAAGCCGGTTTTGCTCAAAAGGGGGCTTTCTGCCACAATAGAGGAATGGCTTATGGCTGCTGAATATATTATGGCTGCCGGCAATCATAAGGTTATCTTGTGTGAAAGAGGAATCCGGACCTTTGAAACCGCCACAAGAAACACCATTGACATGAGCGCCATACCTGTAATAAAAGAAAACTCTCATCTTCCAATTGTATTGGATCCAAGTCATGCCACCGGAAACTGGAAATATGTAAGTGCCCTGGCAAAGGGAGCCATAGCTACAGGAGCTGACGGACTAATAATTGAAGTGCATTCTGAACCTTGCCAGGCACTATGCGACGGTGCTCAGTCCTTAAGACCTTCAAAGTTCGCCCAGCTTATGCAAGAACTAAAACCCGTCGCAAATGCTGTAGGCAGAATTATATAA
- a CDS encoding purine-binding chemotaxis protein CheW — MKDMQVLFFNLNDNQVFGVDAMQIKEIISYDDIYKMEDIPEFTEGIVNIRGTDTLVVSMNKKLGFGEEKITEKTKIIIGNGGNGNLGFVVNDVREVLNIGGQNIKALPKIVLNSSNSYLDFICIKGEELVYIINLDKIMDSNELNDLLAKYQNKGAEFENAQ, encoded by the coding sequence ATGAAAGATATGCAGGTTTTATTTTTCAATTTGAATGACAATCAAGTTTTTGGTGTAGATGCGATGCAAATAAAGGAGATTATCAGCTATGATGACATTTATAAAATGGAAGATATTCCTGAATTCACGGAAGGTATTGTAAATATTAGAGGAACCGATACCTTAGTTGTTAGCATGAATAAGAAGCTTGGATTTGGGGAAGAAAAAATTACTGAAAAAACAAAAATAATAATTGGAAATGGTGGAAACGGGAATCTGGGATTTGTTGTTAATGATGTCCGTGAAGTATTAAACATTGGCGGCCAGAATATTAAAGCATTGCCAAAGATAGTACTTAACAGTAGCAATTCATACCTGGATTTTATATGTATAAAAGGAGAGGAGTTAGTTTACATAATAAATCTGGATAAAATCATGGACAGCAATGAATTAAATGACTTATTGGCAAAATATCAGAACAAGGGGGCTGAGTTTGAGAATGCACAATAA
- a CDS encoding response regulator transcription factor, with translation MHNNTKVLVIDDDINICELIRLYLEKEGYEVLTVYNGNKAIEVFSDFAPNIVILDIMLPGSDGWQVCREIRKISNIPIIMLSAKGEIFDKVLGLELGADDYIVKPFEPKELVARIKAVLRRYEHKDVNSQEVVYPNLVINKTNYTVKLNGKEIEMPPKELELLYFLATNPNKVFTREQLLDQVWGFDFYGDSRTVDVHIKRLREKLDSQNQSFQLKTVWGVGYKFEVK, from the coding sequence ATGCACAATAACACAAAAGTGTTGGTTATTGATGATGATATAAACATTTGTGAGCTTATCAGATTATACCTTGAAAAAGAAGGCTATGAAGTATTAACTGTTTACAATGGTAATAAAGCCATAGAAGTTTTCTCAGATTTTGCGCCAAATATAGTTATTCTTGATATTATGCTCCCTGGTTCTGATGGCTGGCAGGTATGCAGAGAAATTAGAAAAATAAGCAACATACCAATTATAATGCTTTCTGCAAAAGGAGAAATATTTGATAAAGTACTTGGCCTGGAGTTAGGTGCCGATGATTATATTGTAAAACCTTTTGAACCAAAGGAACTTGTGGCAAGAATTAAAGCAGTTTTAAGAAGGTATGAACATAAAGATGTCAATTCCCAGGAAGTAGTGTATCCCAATCTGGTGATTAATAAAACAAATTATACCGTTAAACTAAATGGCAAGGAAATTGAAATGCCTCCAAAAGAACTTGAACTGTTATATTTTCTGGCTACTAACCCCAATAAGGTGTTTACAAGGGAACAACTGCTTGACCAGGTATGGGGATTTGATTTTTATGGAGATTCAAGAACTGTTGATGTTCATATAAAAAGGCTTAGAGAGAAGCTTGATTCTCAGAATCAATCATTTCAGTTGAAAACAGTATGGGGTGTTGGCTATAAATTTGAGGTGAAATAA
- a CDS encoding cell wall metabolism sensor histidine kinase WalK, whose amino-acid sequence MFKTIFSKLVIIFISILLLAFLIVGIMLIIFLDDFITEQKAASLEQSGDIVSNSYEVYLENYNNLISRLLTRNIFQTSLKLYSRYTNSYIWIVSKEGYILFSEPDIPQQIKESMMDIQGNIKLPDERQYQKAMSGQNKVIKEIGDFYGFFSNKAFKDFGNKWLTVQNPYTYTPSYSDEKIVYAVYLHTPVPEILKARAEVFKFFLISAIVATLVSLVLIYFFSQRITKPLREINNTARSITQGNFGERLVIKSTDEIGELGRSFNQMASSLENLEQMRKGFIANVSHELRTPMTSIRGFIEGILDGTIPEEKHGYYLNIVREETNRLNRLVNDLLDLAKMEAGEKKLNIRIFDINELIRISIIKMERFITEKKIEVSANFEQENMKVLADPDAIERVLINLIHNAIKFTPEEGMIVARTWSDKEKVYVSIEDSGMGIEKQEIDLIWERFHKSDRSRSQDKTGTGLGLAIVKNIINDHKETIWVESEPGYGSKFIFTLEKAKNSNN is encoded by the coding sequence ATGTTCAAAACCATTTTTAGCAAATTAGTAATTATTTTTATCAGCATTTTACTATTAGCATTCTTAATCGTAGGCATAATGCTGATAATTTTTCTCGATGATTTTATTACAGAACAAAAAGCCGCTTCTCTTGAACAAAGTGGAGACATAGTAAGTAATTCATATGAAGTATATTTAGAAAACTATAATAATCTTATATCAAGATTATTAACAAGAAACATATTTCAAACCTCTCTGAAGCTCTACAGCAGATATACAAATTCATATATCTGGATAGTTTCCAAGGAAGGTTATATCTTGTTTTCAGAACCTGATATACCCCAGCAAATCAAGGAAAGTATGATGGATATTCAGGGTAATATTAAACTCCCTGATGAGAGGCAATATCAAAAAGCAATGTCCGGACAGAATAAAGTTATAAAAGAAATCGGTGATTTTTATGGTTTTTTCAGCAACAAAGCATTTAAAGATTTTGGAAACAAATGGCTGACAGTTCAGAATCCATATACATATACCCCTTCTTATAGTGACGAGAAAATTGTTTATGCGGTCTATTTGCATACACCCGTACCAGAAATACTTAAAGCCAGGGCGGAAGTTTTTAAATTCTTTTTAATTTCAGCTATTGTTGCAACTTTAGTATCGTTGGTATTGATATATTTTTTCTCCCAGAGAATAACCAAGCCTCTAAGGGAAATTAATAATACAGCAAGAAGCATAACACAGGGTAATTTTGGAGAAAGATTAGTAATAAAATCTACGGATGAAATAGGAGAACTGGGACGAAGTTTTAATCAAATGGCATCCTCTCTTGAAAACCTGGAGCAGATGAGAAAAGGTTTTATTGCCAATGTGTCACATGAGCTCAGAACACCAATGACTTCAATAAGAGGTTTTATAGAAGGTATATTGGATGGTACAATACCTGAAGAAAAACATGGTTATTATCTGAATATTGTAAGAGAAGAGACAAACAGACTAAACAGGCTGGTAAATGATTTACTGGACCTTGCAAAAATGGAAGCAGGTGAAAAGAAACTAAATATTAGAATTTTTGATATAAATGAACTTATACGAATATCTATTATAAAAATGGAAAGATTTATTACTGAAAAGAAAATAGAAGTTTCTGCTAATTTTGAACAAGAAAACATGAAGGTACTTGCAGATCCTGATGCCATAGAAAGGGTATTAATAAATCTAATACATAACGCTATAAAATTTACTCCTGAGGAAGGAATGATTGTAGCCAGAACCTGGAGCGATAAAGAGAAGGTGTATGTTTCAATAGAAGATAGTGGAATGGGAATTGAAAAACAAGAAATTGATTTAATCTGGGAAAGATTTCATAAATCAGACAGATCAAGAAGCCAGGATAAAACTGGTACTGGTCTTGGTCTTGCCATAGTAAAAAATATTATAAATGACCACAAAGAAACTATTTGGGTGGAAAGTGAACCTGGATATGGTTCAAAATTTATTTTTACACTTGAAAAGGCTAAAAATTCAAATAATTAA
- a CDS encoding PDZ domain-containing protein: MSEWNIDDNNLNNNYSNNSNDSNNSDNIFSYSSNPYLRESGSDRIPVFYTENYSKAKQKKNKSNIGQLILVAILSSILGGSVVFAAFQFVAPAIQPAINGYLGNVLGQNVYESNKTQAVDNTIRRYEIEKVDSPVIAIAEEVSPSIVGVRTTTTIQNFFYGTMTVPGEGSGIILRSDGYILTNNHVIEAAMADNMSNTLVRGAKIEVFLPGKKDTPYEAKVVGRDPKTDLAVLKIEATGLPAATFGDSDELRPGELAVAIGNPGGLDFMGSVTAGVISGLNRSIKTEDGKVLTLIQTDAAINPGNSGGALVNSKGEVIGINTIKIAASGYEGLGFAIPSNTALDIANSLIEYKRVKGRLYLGISINPNYNEVFAKRYNLPVGLLVVQVEPMSAAYKAGIRENDIITKFNKKSMKTFDELEAEKDKLKVGDVVEVEVYRDSDKKTYTFNITMEEMPEVE; encoded by the coding sequence GTGAGTGAATGGAATATAGATGATAATAACCTAAATAATAACTATTCAAATAATTCAAATGATAGTAATAATTCAGATAACATATTTTCATATTCAAGTAATCCGTACCTAAGGGAAAGCGGCAGCGACAGAATACCTGTATTTTATACCGAGAATTATTCTAAAGCAAAACAGAAGAAGAATAAAAGCAATATAGGACAGTTAATTCTGGTCGCAATATTGAGTTCAATACTTGGAGGATCTGTAGTATTTGCAGCTTTCCAATTCGTGGCACCTGCTATACAGCCGGCAATAAACGGTTATCTTGGAAATGTGCTGGGACAAAATGTTTATGAAAGCAATAAAACACAGGCAGTTGATAATACTATAAGAAGATATGAGATTGAAAAAGTAGATTCTCCAGTAATTGCAATTGCTGAAGAAGTAAGTCCATCCATAGTTGGAGTACGGACTACGACAACCATCCAAAATTTCTTCTATGGAACAATGACTGTCCCGGGAGAAGGGTCGGGTATAATACTGAGAAGCGACGGATATATTTTGACCAATAATCATGTGATCGAAGCAGCTATGGCTGACAATATGTCCAACACTTTGGTAAGAGGTGCGAAGATAGAAGTATTCCTTCCGGGCAAAAAAGATACACCCTATGAAGCAAAGGTAGTAGGAAGGGATCCTAAAACTGATCTTGCAGTACTTAAAATAGAAGCAACAGGTTTGCCTGCCGCAACTTTTGGAGATTCAGATGAATTAAGGCCAGGGGAACTTGCTGTTGCCATTGGAAATCCTGGTGGCTTAGATTTTATGGGTTCGGTTACAGCAGGTGTTATCAGTGGTCTTAACCGGTCAATAAAGACCGAGGATGGCAAAGTCCTGACTCTGATACAGACAGATGCAGCCATTAATCCTGGTAATAGTGGGGGCGCCCTCGTTAATTCCAAAGGAGAGGTTATAGGAATTAATACTATAAAAATTGCTGCCAGTGGATACGAAGGATTAGGCTTTGCCATCCCTTCAAATACAGCTTTGGACATTGCAAATAGTTTGATTGAGTACAAAAGAGTCAAAGGAAGACTGTATTTGGGAATATCTATTAATCCAAACTATAATGAAGTTTTTGCAAAAAGATATAATCTTCCTGTAGGCCTGCTGGTAGTCCAGGTTGAACCAATGAGTGCCGCATACAAAGCAGGAATAAGGGAAAATGACATTATTACAAAGTTTAATAAAAAGAGTATGAAGACCTTTGATGAACTTGAAGCAGAAAAGGATAAATTAAAAGTCGGCGATGTGGTTGAAGTAGAGGTGTACAGAGACAGCGATAAAAAGACTTATACATTTAATATTACAATGGAGGAAATGCCGGAAGTTGAATGA
- the glgA gene encoding glycogen synthase GlgA, with protein MTYNKKLKILFVSAEVSPFAKTGGLADVAGSLPKALAFKGNDVRVVMPRYKSIKATMNYVTDFPVQMGERKDTCIIRETEVLATGSEGMTKYPVYFVDNYNYYDKEGIYGHFDDGERFLFLCKAVLEMLPRINFQPDIIHCNDWHTGPVCMMIKEQYNRQPFYNGIATVFTIHNLEYQGNFPEDILKFTNLGKEVFTPDKVEFYGMFSFMKAGIVYADIINTVSGVYAREIQTSEYGERLDGLLRKRSEDLYGIVNGISYEEFNPETDKSIIKNYNVDSVDYKKQNKYALQKELGLPVGDMPVVGLISRLSSQKGLDLIIKEIDRIMSLDLQFILLGKGDEYYQNAFREIEKKYKEKFRARLELNFPLAQRIYAGSDMFLMPSRFEPCGLGQLISLRFGTIPIVRATGGLAETITDYDSDNEKGNGFSFNEFSSEQMVNTIERALSLYTGNPEEWSRLVKRAMSHDFSWKSSAEKYMKLYYTALEKVN; from the coding sequence ATGACTTATAATAAAAAATTAAAGATTCTTTTTGTTTCAGCTGAGGTTTCACCCTTTGCAAAAACTGGAGGTCTGGCGGATGTGGCTGGTTCACTTCCAAAAGCACTTGCTTTCAAAGGAAATGATGTAAGGGTAGTTATGCCAAGATATAAAAGTATAAAGGCAACTATGAATTATGTCACCGATTTTCCTGTACAAATGGGAGAGAGAAAAGATACATGCATAATTAGAGAAACAGAAGTTTTAGCCACAGGATCAGAAGGTATGACGAAATATCCGGTATATTTTGTAGATAATTATAATTATTATGATAAAGAAGGTATATACGGGCATTTTGATGATGGAGAAAGGTTTTTATTTTTATGCAAGGCTGTACTTGAGATGTTGCCTAGAATAAATTTCCAGCCGGATATTATTCACTGTAATGACTGGCATACCGGTCCTGTATGTATGATGATTAAAGAACAATACAACAGGCAGCCTTTTTACAATGGAATTGCTACCGTTTTTACCATACACAATCTGGAATACCAGGGTAATTTCCCAGAAGATATACTCAAATTTACTAATCTGGGCAAAGAAGTGTTTACGCCAGATAAAGTAGAGTTTTATGGTATGTTTAGTTTTATGAAAGCAGGCATTGTATATGCAGATATAATAAATACCGTGAGCGGGGTATATGCCAGAGAAATTCAGACTTCTGAGTACGGGGAAAGACTGGACGGGCTCCTTAGAAAAAGATCTGAAGACCTCTATGGCATTGTCAATGGTATAAGTTATGAAGAATTTAATCCTGAAACAGATAAAAGTATTATTAAAAATTATAATGTGGACAGTGTAGATTATAAAAAACAAAACAAATATGCACTTCAGAAGGAATTAGGACTGCCTGTGGGAGATATGCCTGTTGTTGGGCTGATTTCCCGTTTATCCAGTCAAAAGGGATTAGATCTAATAATTAAAGAAATAGACCGTATTATGAGCCTGGATCTTCAATTTATTCTTCTGGGTAAAGGGGATGAGTATTATCAGAATGCCTTTCGGGAAATTGAGAAAAAATATAAGGAAAAATTCAGAGCCCGGCTGGAATTAAACTTTCCTCTTGCTCAGAGAATATATGCCGGAAGTGATATGTTCTTAATGCCATCCCGATTTGAACCCTGCGGACTTGGCCAATTGATTAGTTTAAGGTTCGGCACCATACCAATAGTACGGGCTACAGGCGGCCTTGCAGAAACCATTACCGATTACGATTCAGATAATGAAAAAGGCAATGGATTTTCTTTTAATGAATTCTCATCAGAACAGATGGTAAATACAATTGAAAGAGCGTTAAGCCTTTATACCGGAAATCCTGAGGAATGGAGCAGACTGGTAAAGAGGGCAATGTCTCATGATTTTTCATGGAAAAGTTCTGCAGAAAAATATATGAAATTATATTATACTGCACTTGAAAAAGTTAATTGA
- a CDS encoding creatininase family protein, which produces MIWEYLREEEFEEAIRISKSVCAMPVGCLEMHGQHLPVGTDILKASYILKKAAEIEPVCVFPDYKFGNIPGHTTHKGGVRLSPELEMQLMKELCAEIARNGFKKILLVNSHGGNKAFLTYFIRSTQYEKKDYVVLSYNIKLTTPYMLLDLIGKYGREYLFELTDEDIEILRDFVEKKKECGHACFGETALMLGSYLELVRMDRIYALDGLSTNKIKHLDEVGLTESTRFWGVNYPNAYHGHPPEGCNKRIGDCCIRIASEQLARVLRVMKEDDQMLKWNDEWNNKW; this is translated from the coding sequence TTGATCTGGGAGTATCTTAGAGAAGAAGAATTCGAAGAAGCAATAAGAATTTCAAAAAGTGTATGCGCTATGCCTGTAGGTTGCTTAGAGATGCATGGCCAACACCTGCCTGTAGGAACAGACATTTTGAAAGCATCATATATATTAAAAAAAGCTGCAGAAATTGAACCTGTGTGTGTCTTCCCTGACTATAAATTTGGAAATATACCGGGACACACTACTCATAAAGGTGGAGTGCGCCTTTCACCGGAACTTGAAATGCAGCTTATGAAGGAACTATGTGCAGAAATTGCAAGGAACGGGTTTAAAAAAATACTTTTGGTTAATAGCCATGGTGGTAACAAAGCATTCTTGACTTACTTCATCCGCAGCACCCAGTATGAAAAGAAGGATTATGTAGTTTTATCATATAATATTAAACTTACAACACCATACATGTTATTGGACCTAATTGGAAAGTATGGCAGAGAATATTTATTTGAATTGACAGATGAAGATATAGAAATTTTGCGAGATTTCGTTGAAAAGAAGAAAGAATGTGGACATGCATGCTTCGGCGAGACTGCCCTTATGCTAGGAAGTTATCTGGAACTTGTACGCATGGACAGAATATATGCTCTTGATGGATTGTCGACGAATAAAATAAAACATTTGGACGAGGTTGGACTAACTGAATCCACACGTTTTTGGGGAGTTAACTATCCTAATGCTTATCATGGTCATCCCCCTGAGGGATGCAACAAAAGAATAGGGGATTGTTGCATCAGAATTGCATCTGAGCAGCTTGCCAGGGTACTTCGTGTAATGAAAGAGGATGATCAAATGCTCAAATGGAATGATGAATGGAATAATAAGTGGTAA